One Candidatus Palauibacter scopulicola genomic window carries:
- a CDS encoding amidase family protein: MRSVPNASADAARAGFRPGRVLPACALLAAIVVACGGPASEAEPFDVVEATIPEMRAAMEGGQVTSRQIVMEHLARIARYEWQLNAAVSVNPNALAEAEALDAERAAGNVRGPLHGIPVALKDNIHTTHLPTTGGSLAFEGYFPPYEATLTTNLREAGAIIIAKAGLTEFANFMAGPPNQMPGNYNALTGYGLNPYDPRRDPREGRNDGRPALSTGGSSSGIGTAASFWSANVGTDTGGSIISPSNANMLVGIRPTIARVSRWGVAPVTLDHDMAGPMARTVTDAAIMLGAMEGAAPDPNDAATARCEAPPGRDYTPFLNANGLEGARIGIPRAFYYEPVEVGGETIGGLGDEAAALMAEAIAVLEAAGAVVVDPAEIPSFVDPEPDANFNTWPLCIGGHQAKGSDAGCSVNFKYGMKRDFDAWLASLGPSAPVGTLTELREWNLAHRAAGSMKYEQSRYDISDEMDGEADRARNAADMAKDSLLSQTRGIDAVLDEYDLDAIFTPGSRGAALAARAQYPHIVVPFGFVPNAPTPAFPEGFDARPAPFGIGFTGAACSEPRLIELAYAFEQASLRRVPPESFP; encoded by the coding sequence ATGAGGTCAGTTCCAAACGCCAGCGCCGACGCCGCGAGAGCCGGATTCCGACCGGGGCGCGTCCTGCCCGCATGTGCCCTGCTGGCCGCCATCGTGGTGGCGTGCGGCGGCCCGGCGTCCGAGGCGGAGCCGTTCGACGTGGTGGAGGCGACGATTCCGGAGATGCGGGCGGCGATGGAGGGCGGGCAGGTCACGTCGCGGCAGATCGTCATGGAACACCTGGCGCGGATCGCGCGCTACGAGTGGCAACTCAACGCGGCGGTCTCGGTCAACCCGAACGCGCTCGCGGAGGCCGAGGCGCTCGACGCGGAGCGGGCGGCGGGCAACGTGCGGGGGCCGCTGCACGGCATCCCGGTGGCGCTCAAGGACAACATCCACACGACGCACCTGCCGACGACGGGCGGCTCGCTCGCCTTCGAGGGGTATTTCCCGCCGTACGAAGCGACGCTGACGACCAACCTGCGCGAGGCGGGCGCGATCATCATCGCGAAGGCCGGGCTCACGGAGTTCGCGAACTTCATGGCGGGGCCGCCGAACCAGATGCCGGGCAACTACAACGCCCTCACGGGTTACGGCCTCAACCCCTACGATCCGCGCCGCGACCCCCGGGAAGGCCGCAACGACGGGCGTCCGGCGCTCTCGACGGGGGGCTCCAGTTCGGGGATCGGCACGGCGGCGAGCTTCTGGTCCGCGAACGTCGGGACAGACACCGGCGGGTCCATCATCAGTCCCTCGAACGCGAACATGCTCGTCGGCATCCGGCCGACGATCGCGCGCGTGAGCCGCTGGGGCGTGGCCCCGGTGACGCTGGACCACGACATGGCGGGGCCGATGGCCCGCACGGTGACCGACGCTGCGATCATGCTCGGGGCGATGGAGGGGGCCGCGCCCGACCCGAACGACGCGGCCACCGCGCGGTGCGAGGCGCCGCCGGGCCGGGACTACACGCCGTTCCTGAACGCCAATGGGCTGGAGGGCGCCCGGATCGGGATCCCCCGGGCCTTCTACTACGAGCCCGTGGAGGTCGGAGGGGAGACGATCGGCGGCCTCGGCGACGAAGCGGCGGCGCTCATGGCCGAGGCCATCGCGGTCCTCGAGGCGGCGGGCGCGGTCGTCGTGGACCCGGCCGAGATCCCCAGCTTCGTCGACCCGGAGCCCGACGCGAACTTCAACACGTGGCCGCTCTGCATCGGCGGGCACCAGGCGAAGGGGTCGGACGCGGGGTGTTCGGTCAACTTCAAGTACGGGATGAAGCGGGATTTCGACGCGTGGCTCGCGTCGCTCGGGCCCTCGGCGCCGGTCGGGACGCTGACGGAGCTTCGGGAATGGAACCTCGCGCACCGGGCGGCCGGGTCGATGAAGTACGAGCAGTCGCGCTACGACATCTCCGATGAGATGGACGGCGAGGCGGACCGGGCGCGGAACGCGGCCGACATGGCGAAGGACTCGCTGCTGAGTCAGACGCGGGGGATCGACGCCGTGCTGGACGAATACGACCTGGACGCGATCTTCACGCCGGGGAGCCGGGGCGCCGCACTCGCGGCGCGGGCACAGTACCCGCACATCGTCGTGCCCTTCGGCTTCGTGCCCAACGCGCCGACGCCGGCCTTCCCCGAGGGCTTCGACGCACGGCCCGCGCCGTTCGGGATCGGGTTCACGGGGGCCGCCTGCAGCGAGCCGCGGCTCATCGAACTCGCGTACGCCTTCGAGCAGGCCAGCCTGCGGCGCGTGCCGCCCGAGAGCTTCCCGTGA
- a CDS encoding pyruvate, water dikinase regulatory protein, with the protein MTQRTVFFVSDHSGVTAETLGHSLIAQFDALDFTKITVPFVSTVDKAKRAARNINTTARVQGSPPIVFSTLVKEDVRDTVREIVEETDALFLDFFDSFLDPLEKEFGHKSQHAMGVSHGIQNYREYDRRIEAMNFALSHDDGSNPRGYDRADLVLVGVSRSGKTPTCLYLALQYGVFAANYPLTGSDLEERRIPPPLFDHRDKIYGLTIEPQRLGELRSARGIGRRYASPRQVSFEIRQAQSLFERLDIPFIDATRCSIEELASRILDATRLERRTTS; encoded by the coding sequence ATGACCCAGCGAACGGTTTTCTTCGTCTCCGACCACTCGGGCGTCACGGCCGAGACCCTCGGCCACAGCCTGATCGCGCAGTTCGACGCCCTCGACTTCACGAAAATCACCGTACCATTCGTCTCCACCGTCGACAAGGCGAAACGGGCCGCCAGGAACATCAACACCACGGCGCGCGTGCAGGGGTCGCCGCCCATCGTCTTCAGCACCCTCGTGAAGGAGGACGTGCGCGACACCGTGCGCGAGATCGTGGAGGAGACCGACGCCCTCTTCCTGGATTTCTTCGACTCCTTCCTCGACCCGCTCGAGAAGGAGTTCGGCCACAAGTCGCAGCACGCCATGGGCGTATCCCACGGCATCCAGAACTACCGGGAATACGACCGCCGCATCGAGGCGATGAACTTCGCGCTGTCTCACGACGACGGTTCGAACCCGCGGGGATACGACCGGGCCGACCTGGTGCTGGTCGGCGTGTCGCGATCGGGCAAGACCCCGACCTGCCTCTATCTCGCCCTCCAGTACGGCGTGTTCGCCGCGAACTACCCTCTCACGGGGAGCGATCTGGAGGAGCGGCGGATTCCACCCCCTCTCTTCGACCACCGCGACAAGATCTACGGGCTCACCATCGAGCCCCAGCGCCTCGGGGAGTTGCGGAGCGCGCGCGGCATCGGCCGGCGCTACGCCTCACCCCGCCAGGTGAGTTTCGAGATCCGCCAGGCGCAATCGCTGTTCGAGCGCCTCGACATCCCCTTCATCGACGCGACGCGCTGCTCGATCGAGGAACTGGCCAGCCGGATCCTCGACGCGACCCGCCTCGAGCGGCGCACCACATCATGA
- a CDS encoding creatininase family protein: protein MTSLAPPRTPSSRRARQVAAGALFALAASALVALAAVAAAPLQAQDLDAPRPIDRLDTVWIEEMTWMEVRDALAEGMTTAIIGTGGIEQNGPYLASGKHNFVLRATAEAIARELGNALVAPVIKLVPEGNIDPPSGHMRYHATISVRQETFEAMLTDVLGSLAAHGFENLILIGDSGGNVRGMENVAAALNAAWADRPARVHFIPEYYTEDIYSCDYLKEELGIFQQPDECVATRNEYHDDYHYSSIMATVDPNTIRADQRMEAGLFSINGVDLSPLERTVENGRRLVDYRAGITARAIRRSIADNN, encoded by the coding sequence GTGACAAGCCTGGCCCCGCCTCGCACGCCGTCCTCGCGCCGCGCCCGCCAAGTCGCCGCGGGCGCGCTGTTCGCTCTCGCCGCTTCCGCTCTCGTCGCCCTCGCGGCCGTCGCCGCCGCTCCGCTCCAGGCTCAGGATCTCGACGCCCCGCGCCCGATCGACCGCCTCGACACGGTGTGGATCGAGGAGATGACGTGGATGGAGGTGCGCGACGCCCTCGCCGAGGGGATGACGACGGCGATCATCGGCACCGGGGGCATCGAACAGAACGGCCCCTACCTGGCCAGCGGCAAGCACAACTTCGTGCTGCGGGCCACGGCGGAGGCGATCGCGCGCGAACTGGGGAACGCGCTCGTCGCCCCGGTCATCAAGCTCGTCCCCGAAGGGAACATCGATCCGCCGTCCGGACACATGCGCTACCACGCCACGATCAGCGTCCGGCAGGAGACGTTCGAGGCCATGCTCACGGACGTCCTGGGCAGCCTCGCCGCGCACGGGTTCGAGAATCTCATCCTCATCGGGGACAGCGGAGGAAACGTGCGCGGGATGGAGAACGTGGCCGCCGCCCTCAACGCGGCCTGGGCCGACCGACCGGCACGCGTCCATTTCATCCCGGAGTACTATACGGAAGACATCTACAGTTGCGACTATCTGAAGGAGGAACTGGGGATATTCCAGCAGCCGGATGAGTGCGTCGCCACGCGCAACGAGTACCACGACGACTATCACTATTCGTCCATAATGGCGACGGTCGATCCGAACACGATCCGCGCGGACCAGCGCATGGAGGCCGGTCTCTTCTCCATCAACGGCGTCGACCTCTCGCCGCTGGAACGGACGGTGGAGAACGGACGGCGCCTCGTCGACTACCGCGCCGGGATCACCGCCCGCGCCATCCGCCGCTCCATCGCCGACAACAACTGA
- the tesB gene encoding acyl-CoA thioesterase II: MSYTVQDLVDLFDLEPVERNIYRGENRDIGSGRIFGGQVLAQSLVAARRTVDTEDRSAHSLHGYFILAGDLDIPVVYFVDRLRDGRSFTTRRVTAIQHGRAIFNMSASFHKTEDGIEHQDTMPDVLPPEALESEIDIIRRQAGRVPEPLRSLLTQDRPLDRRPVAPLDPFRPKPDRPVRRAWIRTVGDLGDDPLEHQAVLAYASDYGLLRAALVPHGRTFFDRDLMGASLDHAIWFHRPFRIDDWLLYVTESTVASGARAFTRGSFFTREGALVASVAQEGVIRTGGRPAPADEPAPADEPTPADEPTPAERPATDEGDDT, encoded by the coding sequence GTGAGCTACACCGTACAGGATCTGGTCGACCTGTTCGACCTCGAGCCGGTGGAGCGGAACATCTATCGTGGGGAGAACCGGGACATCGGCTCGGGCCGGATCTTCGGGGGACAGGTGCTCGCACAGTCGCTCGTGGCGGCGCGCCGGACGGTCGACACCGAGGACCGCTCCGCTCACTCGCTGCACGGGTACTTCATCCTGGCGGGTGACCTCGATATTCCGGTCGTCTACTTCGTGGACCGTCTGCGCGACGGACGGAGCTTCACCACGCGGCGCGTGACGGCGATCCAGCACGGCCGCGCGATCTTCAACATGTCCGCCTCCTTCCACAAGACGGAGGACGGCATCGAGCACCAGGACACCATGCCGGACGTGCTGCCGCCGGAGGCGCTCGAATCCGAGATCGACATCATCCGGCGGCAGGCCGGCCGCGTCCCCGAGCCGCTCCGCTCCCTGCTCACGCAGGACCGGCCGCTCGACCGCCGCCCCGTCGCGCCGCTCGACCCGTTCCGGCCGAAACCCGACCGGCCCGTCCGGCGCGCCTGGATCCGCACGGTCGGAGACCTGGGCGACGACCCGCTCGAGCACCAGGCCGTGCTCGCCTACGCCTCGGACTACGGGCTCCTGCGCGCCGCGCTCGTGCCGCACGGGCGCACCTTCTTCGACCGCGACCTGATGGGCGCCTCGCTGGACCACGCGATTTGGTTCCACCGTCCCTTCCGGATCGACGACTGGCTCCTGTACGTGACGGAGAGCACGGTCGCCAGTGGCGCGCGGGCGTTTACGCGGGGGAGTTTCTTCACGCGGGAGGGAGCGCTCGTGGCCTCGGTCGCGCAGGAGGGCGTGATCCGGACCGGCGGTCGGCCCGCTCCGGCCGACGAGCCCGCTCCGGCCGACGAGCCCACTCCGGCCGACGAGCCTACTCCGGCCGAACGGCCCGCAACCGATGAAGGAGACGACACATGA
- a CDS encoding peptidyl-alpha-hydroxyglycine alpha-amidating lyase family protein, translating into MTRRTTQLGTLLCLLAASAVVAACGGSGDQDGAANADGAAPELEPVNDLPNPYERLEPWAELPPGAVQWGQVTGVEQGPDGLLYVMHRCFENSCADRPEDPIVKYDMDGRALASWGAGLFNYPHGFHIDHEGNVWATDARGNGELGHQVFKFSSDGELLLTLGQAGVAGLGPDVFNQPTDVLVLPGGDFLVIEGHGEGNDRVVRFSPEGDFLDAWGGPGSGPGQFSTPHAIARDSQGRIFIGDRANNRIQIFLEDGTFLEEWKQFSRPSGIFIDEDDTIYVADSESWGPNNPGWKKGIRVGSARDGSVSYFIEDIESTTIEHSGAEAVGVDSEGNVYGGVVRRRMLEKHVRVR; encoded by the coding sequence ATGACACGGCGAACCACACAACTCGGCACACTTCTCTGCCTCCTCGCGGCCAGCGCGGTCGTAGCGGCGTGCGGCGGCTCCGGCGACCAGGACGGCGCCGCGAACGCGGACGGCGCGGCGCCGGAGCTTGAGCCCGTCAACGACCTGCCCAACCCCTACGAGCGCCTGGAACCCTGGGCGGAACTGCCCCCGGGCGCGGTGCAGTGGGGGCAGGTCACGGGCGTCGAGCAGGGACCCGATGGCCTTCTCTACGTCATGCACCGCTGCTTCGAGAACAGCTGCGCCGACCGGCCCGAAGACCCGATCGTCAAGTACGACATGGACGGCCGTGCGCTCGCTTCCTGGGGGGCGGGGCTGTTCAACTATCCGCACGGGTTCCACATCGACCACGAGGGGAACGTCTGGGCGACGGACGCCCGCGGAAACGGAGAACTCGGGCACCAGGTGTTCAAGTTCAGCTCCGACGGCGAACTCCTGCTCACGCTCGGGCAGGCCGGCGTCGCGGGCCTCGGTCCCGACGTGTTCAACCAGCCGACCGACGTCCTCGTCCTTCCCGGCGGCGACTTCCTCGTCATCGAAGGTCACGGCGAAGGCAACGACCGCGTCGTGCGCTTCAGTCCGGAGGGAGACTTCCTGGACGCGTGGGGAGGACCGGGGTCGGGGCCCGGCCAGTTCAGCACGCCGCACGCCATCGCCCGGGATTCGCAGGGACGGATCTTCATCGGAGACAGGGCGAACAACCGCATCCAGATCTTCCTCGAGGACGGGACGTTCCTGGAGGAGTGGAAGCAGTTCAGCCGCCCGAGCGGGATCTTCATCGACGAGGACGACACCATCTACGTCGCCGATTCCGAGAGCTGGGGGCCGAACAACCCCGGCTGGAAGAAGGGGATCCGGGTCGGGAGCGCGCGCGACGGGTCGGTGTCCTACTTCATCGAGGACATCGAGTCCACGACGATCGAGCACAGCGGGGCGGAAGCCGTGGGCGTGGATTCGGAGGGCAACGTCTACGGCGGCGTCGTGCGGCGCCGCATGCTCGAGAAGCACGTGCGGGTGAGGTAG